In a single window of the Gossypium hirsutum isolate 1008001.06 chromosome A13, Gossypium_hirsutum_v2.1, whole genome shotgun sequence genome:
- the LOC107911421 gene encoding uncharacterized protein: MIIMKPPFPLILCCYLLASFFFFPYGTVSRKLQEEEGGNGPSKAGVKRSKSKSASSWGGQDSHPPPSSQVAEQKWNCESTTNDYAVTNSCSSSSTVVQNCESTTNDNVFTQSCSSSSSQSFTYYSNP; the protein is encoded by the exons ATGATAATTATGAAGCCTCCGTTTCCTCTCATCCTTTGTTGTTACCtcttggcatctttcttcttcttcccatATGGAACAGTCTCTCGAAAACTACAAGAGGAAG AAGGCGGCAATGGACCAAGCAAAGCGGGAGTAAAAAGAAGTAAATCAAAGTCAGCATCATCTTGGGGTGGCCAAGATTCACATCCACCCCCATCTAGCCAGGTTGCAGAACAGAAATGGAATTGCGAAAGCACAACTAATGATTATGCTGTCACGAACTCGTGTTCGAGCTCTTCGACCGTGGTTCAGAATTGCGAAAGCACAACTAATGATAATGTCTTCACCCAATCGTGTTCAAGCTCCTCTTCTCAATCCTTCACCTATTACTCCAATCCATAA
- the LOC107911422 gene encoding uncharacterized protein — MVIIKSPFPLILCCYLLVSFVFFPQGTVSRKLLGEERGNPPSREAKKSKSRSAPSWYDQVSRTSSSPFVMYSRQTANNPTDSGWNCKNSTTNNVFVRKCSSANSYSYNPNP, encoded by the exons ATGGTAATCATCAAATCTCCGTTTCCTCTCATCCTTTGCTGCTATCTCTTGGTATCTTTCGTCTTCTTCCCACAAGGAACAGTCTCTCGTAAACTACTGGGGGAAG AACGTGGCAATCCTCCAAGCAGAGAAGCAAAAAAAAGTAAATCACGATCAGCACCATCTTGGTATGACCAGGTTTCAAGGACAAGCTCATCTCCGTTCGTGATGTATTCTCGCCAGACTGCGAACAACCCCACAGACTCAGGATGGAATTGCAAAAACTCGACTACTAATAATGTTTTCGTACGAAAGTGTTCGAGTGCCAATTCCTACAGCTATAACCCCAATCCATAA